The Podarcis raffonei isolate rPodRaf1 chromosome 2, rPodRaf1.pri, whole genome shotgun sequence genome window below encodes:
- the LOC128409423 gene encoding zinc finger protein 501-like isoform X1, giving the protein MEEEQGSVASLATGQSSEDYKEPIGVSLEPVKNEEGEETFRDQEMWRRQGGNKADVCEIPIQRAHTEEKPLACGNSFSRSANLMSHQIIHKGERKVKGLEFGKDFGQSKHQASHQAIHGREKHRKCLECGKSFSRSTNLTKHLRTHTGEKPFKCLECGKHFSQSSNLISHQIIHTGEKPYQCLECGRAFSQNTNLTKHGRIHTGKKPFKCLECGKSFSQSSDLISHQRTHTGEKPFKCLECGMCFSQSTALTKHDKIHTGEKLYKCLECGKSFSWRKNLTSHQRIHTQERPYKCPECGKSFSQSTNLIKHERIHTGEKPYKCLECGKTFTVSTSLTSHQRIHTEGKPYKCSACGKSFSRGTNLEKHKRIHAAENHLNVWSVEGASIEEETFLPIKEFTQEICCLNAWSVE; this is encoded by the coding sequence CAACTGGGCAGAGCAGTGAGGATTACAAAGAGCCAATTGGGGTGTCCTTGGAACCCGTCAAGAATGAAGAGGGAGAAGAGACCTTTAGGGATCAAGAAATGTGGAGGAGGCAGGGCGGAAACAAAGCAGACGTCTGTGAAATCCCTATCCAAAGAGcgcacacagaggagaaaccactGGCCTGTGGTAATAGCTTCAGTCGCAGCGCAAACCTCATGTCTCATCAGATAATCcacaagggagagagaaaagttaaGGGTCTGGAGTTTGGAAAGGACTTTGGTCAAAGCAAACACCAAGCTTCACACCAAGCAATTCATGGGAGAGAGAAACATCGTAAATGcctggaatgcggaaagagcttcagtcgaagcaCAAACCTTACTAAACATctaagaactcacacaggggagaaaccgtttaaatgcctggagtgtgggAAGCACTTTAGTCAGAGCTCAAACCTgatttcccatcaaataattcacaccggggagaagccctatcagtgttTGGAGTGTGGCAGGGCCTTCAGTCAGAACACAAACCTTACCAAGCACGGGAGAATCCACACGGGGAAGAAGCCTttcaaatgcctggagtgcggaaagagcttcagtcaaagctcAGACCTCATTTCCCATCAGAGAACACACACGGGTGAAaagccatttaaatgcctggagtgtgggATGTGTTTCAGTCAGAGCACGGCCCTTACGAAACACGACAaaatccacacgggagagaagcttTACAAATgtctggagtgcggaaagagcttcagctggAGAAAAAACCTTACTTCacatcaaagaatccacacacAGGAGAGGCCGTACAAATGCCcagagtgtgggaaaagcttcagtcagagcacaaACCTTATTAAGCATGAGaggatccacacaggggagaaaccctataaatgtttggagtgcggcAAGACCTTTACTGTGAGCACGAGCCTTACGtcacatcagagaatccacacagagGGGAAGCCATATAAATGTTCCGcgtgtggcaagagcttcagtAGGGGCACAAACCTTGAGAAGCACAAAAGAATTCATGCTGCAGAGAACCATTTAAATGTctggagtgtggaaggagcttccaTTGAAGAGGAGACCttccttcccatcaaagaattcacccAGGAGATATGCtgtttaaatgcctggagtgtagAATGA
- the LOC128409423 gene encoding zinc finger protein 239-like isoform X2: protein MEEEQGSVASLATGQSSEDYKEPIGVSLEPVKNEEGEETFRDQEMWRRQGGNKADKPLACGNSFSRSANLMSHQIIHKGERKVKGLEFGKDFGQSKHQASHQAIHGREKHRKCLECGKSFSRSTNLTKHLRTHTGEKPFKCLECGKHFSQSSNLISHQIIHTGEKPYQCLECGRAFSQNTNLTKHGRIHTGKKPFKCLECGKSFSQSSDLISHQRTHTGEKPFKCLECGMCFSQSTALTKHDKIHTGEKLYKCLECGKSFSWRKNLTSHQRIHTQERPYKCPECGKSFSQSTNLIKHERIHTGEKPYKCLECGKTFTVSTSLTSHQRIHTEGKPYKCSACGKSFSRGTNLEKHKRIHAAENHLNVWSVEGASIEEETFLPIKEFTQEICCLNAWSVE, encoded by the exons CAACTGGGCAGAGCAGTGAGGATTACAAAGAGCCAATTGGGGTGTCCTTGGAACCCGTCAAGAATGAAGAGGGAGAAGAGACCTTTAGGGATCAAGAAATGTGGAGGAGGCAGGGCGGAAACAAAGCAGAC aaaccactGGCCTGTGGTAATAGCTTCAGTCGCAGCGCAAACCTCATGTCTCATCAGATAATCcacaagggagagagaaaagttaaGGGTCTGGAGTTTGGAAAGGACTTTGGTCAAAGCAAACACCAAGCTTCACACCAAGCAATTCATGGGAGAGAGAAACATCGTAAATGcctggaatgcggaaagagcttcagtcgaagcaCAAACCTTACTAAACATctaagaactcacacaggggagaaaccgtttaaatgcctggagtgtgggAAGCACTTTAGTCAGAGCTCAAACCTgatttcccatcaaataattcacaccggggagaagccctatcagtgttTGGAGTGTGGCAGGGCCTTCAGTCAGAACACAAACCTTACCAAGCACGGGAGAATCCACACGGGGAAGAAGCCTttcaaatgcctggagtgcggaaagagcttcagtcaaagctcAGACCTCATTTCCCATCAGAGAACACACACGGGTGAAaagccatttaaatgcctggagtgtgggATGTGTTTCAGTCAGAGCACGGCCCTTACGAAACACGACAaaatccacacgggagagaagcttTACAAATgtctggagtgcggaaagagcttcagctggAGAAAAAACCTTACTTCacatcaaagaatccacacacAGGAGAGGCCGTACAAATGCCcagagtgtgggaaaagcttcagtcagagcacaaACCTTATTAAGCATGAGaggatccacacaggggagaaaccctataaatgtttggagtgcggcAAGACCTTTACTGTGAGCACGAGCCTTACGtcacatcagagaatccacacagagGGGAAGCCATATAAATGTTCCGcgtgtggcaagagcttcagtAGGGGCACAAACCTTGAGAAGCACAAAAGAATTCATGCTGCAGAGAACCATTTAAATGTctggagtgtggaaggagcttccaTTGAAGAGGAGACCttccttcccatcaaagaattcacccAGGAGATATGCtgtttaaatgcctggagtgtagAATGA